A single Amia ocellicauda isolate fAmiCal2 chromosome 9, fAmiCal2.hap1, whole genome shotgun sequence DNA region contains:
- the LOC136758644 gene encoding CCN family member 1 has translation MFAVPVEWTGMSCLLLLSCALQLVESDCPLQCPPCPSSSPRCPPGVSWVQDGCGCCKVCARQYNQDCSASQPCDHIKGLHCHLGAGGAPERGLCRAQAQGRPCELGGRVYQHGEAFQPSCQHQCSCMDGVVGCLPLCPPQLPPPPQPCSRPRVSRPPGRCCQEWLCNDEDETSNHISEDAPSNPGPHRPHRLDGNEILAPGHTSILHPFPLLPLLPHSHLPPVHNYPEWNSQPQSHVLDPPTCFLQTTDWSECSATCGLGISSRVTNSNAECRLVRETRLCQIRPCDLDLTPQFEKGHQCRRTVRPQEPVRVEFAGCATARRYRPRACGSCQSSGQCCTPSLTRTVRLHFHCPDGESFTRSVMWIQRCHCQKGLGCQGRGGQVGGSPSVSLHNDIHTFSH, from the exons ATGTTTGCGGTGCCTGTGGAGTGGACTGGCATGTCCTGCCTGCTTCTGCTGTCCTGCGCTCTGCAGCTG gtgGAGAGTGACTGCCCACTGCAGTGCCCACCCTGCCCCTCTTCGTCCCCCCGCTGCCCCCCCGGGGTGAGCTGGGTACAGGACGGCTGTGGCTGCTGTAAAGTGTGTGCCCGCCAGTACAACCAGGACTGCAGCGCCAGCCAGCCCTGCGACCACATCAAGGGCCTGCACTGCCACCTAGGGGCTGGAGGAGCCCCAGAGCGCGGGCTGTGCAGAG CCCAGGCCCAGGGCCGGCCATGTGAACTGGGGGGTCGTGTGTACCAGCACGGTGAGGCCTTCCAGCCCAGCTGCCAGCACCAGTGCAGCTGCATGGACGGGGTGGTGGGCTGCCTGCCCCTGTGCCCCCCACAgcttcccccacccccccagcccTGCTCCCGCCCCCGAGTTTCCCGTCCCCCCGGCCGCTGCTGTCAGGAGTGGCTTTGTAACGATGAGGATGAAACAAGCAACCACATCTCAGAGGATGCCCCCTCGAACCCAGGACCCCACAGACCCCACAGACTTGATGGCAATGAGATCCTTGCCCCAGGGCACACCTCCATCCTGCACCCCTTCCCCCTGCTGCCTCTCCTGCCCCACAGCCACCTGCCTCCAGTGCATAATTACCCCG AATGGAATTCTCAGCCCCAGTCACATGTCTTGGATCCACCCACGTGCTTCCTGCAGACCACCGATTGGTCAGAATGCTCAGCCACCTGTGGGTTGGGCATCTCCAGCCGTGTAACCAATAGCAATGCAGAATGCCGGCTGGTCCGAGAGACGCGACTCTGCCAGATCCGaccctgtgacctcgacctgaCCCCACAGTTTGAG aaGGGGCATCAGTGCCGAAGGACAGTGCGCCCCCAGGAGCCAGTGCGTGTGGAGTTCGCAGGCTGCGCCACAGCCCGCCGCTACCGGCCACGGGCCTGTGGGTCCTGCCAGTCCTCCGGCCAATGCTGCACCCCTTCGCTGACCCGCACGGTGCGGTTGCACTTCCACTGCCCTGATGGCGAGAGCTTCACACGCAGTGTCATGTGGATCCAGCGCTGCCACTGCCAGAAGGGGCTGGGCTGCCAGGGCAGGGGGGGGCAGGTGGGTGGGAGCCCCTCCGTCAGTCTGCACAACGACATCCATACCTTCTCGCACTAA